In the genome of Populus trichocarpa isolate Nisqually-1 chromosome 10, P.trichocarpa_v4.1, whole genome shotgun sequence, the window TCCTCCAagtatattcataaaataaataaagagcgATCGTGTTTCCTGAAACTTTCAACGGAGACTTACCTGAAGCCATGTCCAGGCCCACAAGTAACCTTTTTAACGCTGACATCGGTGCTTCCTTGAATTATAGCAACGCAATCATCACCGGTGCTGATAACACTTCTGGATACTTTCACTACACTGGATTGGCTTATATGGATTCCATCGGTATTGGGGCTCGTCGCAGGAGCTGTTATATGAAGATGTTTTGCCCTGATGTTCTGGGACAGAACGATGGATATGTGGAAACCCATGGGATTAACCGAGGTGATCTGTCTTATAATCCCATTGGCTACATGATTGAATTTTATAGACTGCgccacaaatacaaaaaaaaaaaaaaaaaaaaaagaaaaaaaggaaagaagaatcaTTATGAAATTGCAATTAATCCCATATTCTCTAATTACTAATTAGCAAGTGCATGTATGTCAAGATAATTTTGTTGCTTACACTTGGGAACCTGGAACCACCGTCGTTGTATTTCCAGACAGCATTGCCTTGGCCATCAACAGTGCCTGTACCAGTAACCAGCAAGCCGTTGATGTTTTCAAACAAGATCCAGAAATCTTCTTCGTACATGCTAGGGTCTGGTACAGCTTTCAGTGTTCCTGCAATTTGAACCTTAATGGGTACTGGACCTAGGCATGGTCCTTGGAAGATAGTTGCCCCTATCAAGAAGGTTCCCATGGGGATAAGTAGCCTTGCCGTTCCCCTATAATTGCATGCAGCCCTCCATGCTCGGATGAAAGACTGCGAAGGCCAAGCCcactttttaatcaatttcatcaaaatctCTTGATGAGAAAATCAAGGGAAAGTTCAGATATTTTTGCCAATTATAATATTCTGAGCCTTCATCCAATGTGAGTTTCTTTTAACAGATGGTTACAACCATTGTCATGCTTCAATTTCAACGTTCCATATTCGTCCTGAAAATTAAACTCCAACTTATATATTATGAACATACATAGTATCCAAAATATCAACTCCTTACCAATGCACTATCCTGTTTTCCTCCAGGTTTTGCTCCGTACTGTAACACGTTGAAGACCTTTTCATTCGGGTCTCTTCTAGGAGCGGTCCGGCGAGGTGATATTGCGGCAGGAGCGCGGCGTCCCAGACCCTTTGCCTCACAAGAGGCGGCTAATAAGCACAAGATAAGGAGGGCGTTTGCCAAAGATTTCATTGTAATAGCGATTGTATGTTTCTCCTTCTCCACAAATTAAAAAGCCTCGCAAGGAGGCTCGTCCGATGTAATTGTGGCAAACTATCTTtccattcttctttctttatacCATGTTTGTAGTAAAACAGACAGGTAGAGGCACAAACTATTTATAGGTTGTCTAATTCCCAGATAATTTTGGTTAGCCGTGAGGTAGGCATTCACTTTTAGTGTTGCCTTTCCCTAGATTTAGGAGCAATGGAGTATTTTCCCTTATAGTTGGCTTATTCTCCTCCTCTATTTATAAGCTCTTTAATAATCTAGCTACATTCATCACCAGTATTGCACCCAAGCAATTACAAGACATTAATTCTTTCTGGTTTAGAGGAGGATATTCGGACTAAATCCCGGAAGAAATGACAAAATATCAAGAGCATGTGGTAGATATATTCGGTCTATGAGAGTAAAAACTTTTCTATTTCTGATTATCTAAAGCTAACCAACGTTTATTATATAACCGTCAATTTTCTGtaacttaattaatatattcgaacctttgtttaattttttttttaactataacaCATCTTACTCTAAGTTTAGCATGGAATCACTGCCAATAAAATAATTGCGTAAACTCATCTTACAAAAGTatttaaacatgattaaaataaattatagaagaATGATAAATTcatcccaatttttttttttgaaattcaaaatcctctatctcacattgaaagaatataagtttttttttttttttagtttatatagtGAAAAGtcgaaaagttaaaaataagttgTAAAGACCCAAAACTATTAAAAAGGAGAGACCCTAAGCCTACTGGGCATTGGGTCTCGGGTTTAGGTtagttgttaaataatatttttggtccctaaaaaaatattttttgcaagcctatttttatttttatagtccatgagtaaatatttttaatagtcTTGTTCCTTAACCTAAATAGTtttagttgagaataattaggaggcttaacctattggttaaccaacattttctatatatatgtttagggcaatatacaatagtaatggtgagACTTACAACATAAGAGTATGCctataatatttcctatataggtacattctataatatgcccccttAAGTTGAGGGTTGAGGATCACCCCGAACCTTGAAATGAAAAGTAGTAAACGAAAGCAGTAGGAAGTGGCTTAGTAAAGACATCTGTAAGTTGATCCTGAGAGGAAATAAAACGAATTTGAATCTCCTTCTTCGCAACTCTATCTtggacaaaatgataatcaacctcaacatgttttgtGCGAGCATGAAAAACAGGATTCACAGACAAATAAGTGGCACCAAGGTTATCACCCCAAATGATAGGAGCAGAAACAGACAAAATCTAAAGATCTGTTAATAAGCACTGAAGTCAGATAACTTCAGCAGTGCCATTGGCTAAGGCTTTGTACTCAGCCTTAGTAGAAGAGTGAGCAACTGTACGTTGCATACCTGATTTCTATGAAATCGGCATCTGACCAAAGAACACAAGATAACCACCTGTAGATTTTCTATCATCAATACTATCTGCCCAATTTGTATATGTAAAGCCATGTAATACAAAGGATGAACTACGAGTAATATGTAGTCCATGTGTGGTCGTACCCTTAAGATAACGCAAGATGCGTTTAACGACAGTccaatgagaatctgtaggagcatgcataaactaaCAGACTCTGTTAACAACAAAGCAAATATTTGGTCTCATAAAAGTGAGATATTAAAGAGCACCCAAAATTTGATGAAAGTGTGTAGCATTAGAAAACAAAGGATATGACAGTATCGTAGCTTTGGATGTAGAGATAGGAGTATCAACAGGTTTGCAAGATAACATAACAGTCCGAGTGAGGATGTCAAGTGTATATTTATGCTGTCGGAGCATAAGACCCATACTAGTAGCTTAACCtcaatacccaaaaaataatgaagagtaCCCAAGTTGCGAAGCTTAAATCCTGAGCTCTAATGAACAATACCCAAGTCGCGAAGCTTAAATTTTGAGCTTAATAGCTGTATGAGGcgttgaagcaaaaaaaaattgctacccgtaagtaaaatatcatcaacatagaccAGAAGATAACAAATATCAGCACCAACAgagaagataaataatgagGTATCCACCTTA includes:
- the LOC7477227 gene encoding exopolygalacturonase, with protein sequence MKSLANALLILCLLAASCEAKGLGRRAPAAISPRRTAPRRDPNEKVFNVLQYGAKPGGKQDSALSFIRAWRAACNYRGTARLLIPMGTFLIGATIFQGPCLGPVPIKVQIAGTLKAVPDPSMYEEDFWILFENINGLLVTGTGTVDGQGNAVWKYNDGGSRFPSSIKFNHVANGIIRQITSVNPMGFHISIVLSQNIRAKHLHITAPATSPNTDGIHISQSSVVKVSRSVISTGDDCVAIIQGSTDVSVKKVTCGPGHGFSVGSLGKYPDEKDVRGVVVTNCTLRNADNGVRIKTWGGSPPSQASNILFQDIIMDNVKRPIIIDQTYGSKSNSPSRVKISDVRYINIRGTSASEVGVDLKCSEAVPCEKLYFSNINLKYYGPKKLPFTSTCTNAKVNYVGNQFPPPCR